A segment of the Saccopteryx leptura isolate mSacLep1 chromosome 11, mSacLep1_pri_phased_curated, whole genome shotgun sequence genome:
CAGACAGTAAAAAGCCAATTCTATGGATAGTGGAAAAGGGCCAGCTTATTCAAGGGGCACTAATTGCTCACAGAATATCCACATATGCTGTCAAGGTGGTCTCCTCCAAGACTTTTATGTGCTTTGAGGTTGAGCTCAGGAAAAGGAAATCTGATTTCCTATGAGGAATTAGTTTCAACAAGTCTGTTGCCCTCGCTGACTGCTTTTTGTCGATCTCACTTCTGAATTTTTTTGTTGGTTTCAGCAAGGTTCCTATAAAATGGATTTATGACTTTCAGGTTGACTTGAATTACAGCTTCCTTACATGTTTGAGAAGGTGTTTAGAGATGGTGATGGGAAGGACTTTGAAATGGAGTGTCTCTTATGGCTTTGTTGATTTAAGAACTGATGTCTGGCTTTCTCACTGATGTAACCAGCTGAGTACACCAGAGCAAAATCATTTCATGTCAGGAACGAACTGAAGAGACCATGAACTGAAGTCTTGTTGTGAATAATTCAATGAGAGACACTGCTACAGCTCTACACATTTTTTGGACATTTGGGTAACATGATAGCCTCTCTGTCTTGCAGGCCGGGGGACCCTGTCAGATGAGCACGCAGGGGTGATATCTGTTCTCGCCCAGCAGGCAGCTAAGCTAACCTCAGACCCCACGGATATTCCTGTGGTGTGTCTAGAATCAGATAATGGGTGAGTAGAAGTCAGCTGGACCTTGCTTTTCTTCTTATTCAGAAAAGTCCCTGGGAAGCTTGCCTGGGGCCTGCCCTGTGCTCCTTGGTGAGTCTTCGCCCTTTCCAAACACACATGGAGTGACCCATGAAGCTAATGGGCTTTCAGACCACAGTGACATttaaatcaagagaaagaaatgtccTGAAGAAGTGTctgtcaagaaaaagaaagtgaaatagaGGAAGGTCAATCCAAGAACAGAAACTGCTTCTGTAGTAGTAGAAATACTAAAGATATTCCGAGTGAATGTGTGCAGAGTAACGGTGACACAGCAGAATACAAACTGTGTACACTCTCAGCACAGTTTTGTAAAGAGAAAATGTACAATAAATAGTATGCATGCAGATCAGATAAAACCAGGGAGATGTTACCAGTGGTTGTCTCTGTCTGGGGGGTTATAGggctcatttcatttttattgtttatacttTTCAGTATTTCCCAAATGTTTGGTTGTGTTCATATATTGCTGTTATACACaggaaaatgataaatatgtttTTAGTTGTGTCCTCAGCCAGACCGCAGCTTTGACCTCCCCGGACCGCTTCGCCTTGTAGGAACATCCTGATCCAGAGGCACGACGGCATCACGGTGGCCGTGCACAAGATGGCCTCCTGAC
Coding sequences within it:
- the LAMTOR5 gene encoding ragulator complex protein LAMTOR5 isoform X1 translates to MEATLEQHLEDTMKNPSIVGVLCTDSQGLNLGCRGTLSDEHAGVISVLAQQAAKLTSDPTDIPVVCLESDNGNILIQRHDGITVAVHKMAS
- the LAMTOR5 gene encoding ragulator complex protein LAMTOR5 isoform X2, with the translated sequence MEATLEQHLEDTMKNPSIVGVLCTDSQGLNLGCRGTLSDEHAGVISVLAQQAAKLTSDPTDIPVVCLESDNGCVLSQTAALTSPDRFAL